TCAACACGCATAACAGGATCCGCATTGATCGTATTCACTACATAATCAATCACCTCCTGCACGCTTTTTCCGACTGCAAAGTTAGTACTTTCTTTTAACGTACGTGCAATCAGGGGCGCTTTTTGACGTTGTTCTGGCGTTAATCGGACATTACGGCTGCTCAGGGCCAGCCCGTCGGCTTCACGAAGGATCGGGCAGGCATTAATTTTTACCGGAATGTTCAACTGTTTCACCATCGCACGGATCACGGCGATCTGCTGGAAATCCTTTTCCCCGAAATAAGCATTATCCGGTTCTACGGCATAAAAGAGTTTGCTGACGATCTGGGCAACACCGTTAAAGTGTCCCGGACGGCGAGCTCCTTCCATTACTGCCGATACGGTTCCAAAGTCAAAAGTACGTGTATCCGGTTCAGGATACATTTCCGCTTCCGTCGGAGCAAATACATAATTACAACCGGCCGGTTCCAATAATGCACAGTCATTATCCAACGTACGCGGATAAGTGGCGAGGTCATTTTTGTCATTAAACTGGGTCGGATTCACGAAGATGCTGACAACGCATACATCGTTTTCTTCTACACAACGCTTAACCAGGCTCAAGTGTCCGTTATGTAATGCTCCCATGGTGGGAACAAAGCCTATTTTCCTGTTATGTTGCCTTTCTTCGGCAAGATAACGCTTCAATTCTTGGATGCTGTTTACTATTTTCATCTTTTTTAGATGCTTATTGACGGTGCAAAGCAAATAAATAATTACCGTAAATGAAAGAAATTTATTATCTTTGTGCCGTCTTTATAAAACTAGTTTACAGAATGGATGCAAAAAAAATCTTGTTTATAGCCCAAGAAATAACACCCTACCTTCCCGAATCTGAGATTGCAACGATATGCAGGAATCTGCCGCAAGGCATTCAGGAGCGTGGTCGCGAGATCAGAACTTTCATGCCCAAATTCGGAAATATCAACGAGCGACGCAATCAGTTGCACGAAGTGATCCGCCTGTCGGGTATGAACCTTATCATTGATGATACGGACCATCCGTTGATCATTAAGGTAGCATCCATTCAGGCCGCACGCATGCAAGTGTACTTCATTGATAATGAAGACTTCTTCCAGCGTAAACATACTGTTTGCGATGAAAATGGGAATGATTATGAGGATAACGACGACCGTTCTATCTTCTATGTACGTGGTGTATTGGAAACAGTGAAAAAACTTCGCTGGATCCCGGATGTGATTCATTGTCACGGATGGATGTCTGCGCTGACTGCATTATACATAAAAAGAATGTACGCAGACGATCCATGTCTTAAAAATGCAAAAATAGTCTATTCTATTTATAATGATGACTTTAATTCACCGTTAAGAAAAGAACTGGCTCACAAGCTGAAAACTGACGGTGCAAAAGACAGCGATCTGAAAGGCATCAAAGCTGATACCAGCTTTGTCGGCCTGACTAAACTGGCTATCGATATGGCAGACGGTGTGATACAAGGCAGTGAAACGATCAACCAGGATATTCTGGATTATATCGCCACTAAAAAGGACACTCCGTTCCTTCCTTATCAATCACCGGAAACTTATATGGATGCATTCAACGAATTTTACGATGTCGTATTAGATTCTAAATAAGTGAGAGAAAAATGATGAATATCAAGCCTTTATTAATTGGCCTGGGCTTGGGAATAACAATCCTGAGTGGGTGTAGTGATGATTTGAATCTGGTTGGCTCGACAATTCAGCCTGACGGAGACCAAATGCCCGTATATGTAGATACCTTTCAGATGCAAGCGACAACCTTGCTGATGGATTCGGTATATGCAAGAACTACTAATGGACTGCTCGGCGAGTTTTATGACCCGTTATATGGTAATGTGAAATCTGATTACATCTGCCAGTTCTACTGTCCGGATGATTTCAAATTCCAACAGAAACCAATCAACGGGCAGATTGACTCTGTCGAATTTAATATTATCTATCAAAACGGAGCTTGGGTGGGTGATTCATTAGCTCCTATGCGCGTTCAAATATATGAGATAAACAAAGAACCGGAAAGGGATTTTTATACAAACTTCGATCCGCTGGAATATTGCGATATGCAGAAGTCACTGGGTATGCAGACGTATACGGCATACGACAACTCGGTGCCCGACAGTGTTCGTTATGCTGTGAATTCACAAGGTGATTCTACTTATATTCCGACCATTACAATCCGAATGCCGAAGGACTTTGGTCAGAAGTTCTATGATGAATCAGTCAATAATCCCGGAACATTCTCCAGCCAGGAAAATTTCAATAAATTCTTCCAGGGCTTATATGTAACAAACACATATGGTAGTGGAAATATTCTGCAGATCAGCTATTCTTCGATTTCTATCTATTACAAATATTCATTGAAGGGTAGCCAGGGACAGGATTCCACGGCACGTGCCAGTGAAACGTTCAATGTAACCAAAGAAGTTTTACAGTTGAATCGTTTCAAGAATACAGATTTGACTCCGCTGTTGCAGCCAAATGATTCGATCACCTATCTGAAAACTCCTGCCGGTGTATATACGCAGTTGACTATTCCGGCTAAGGATATTGTAGAGAGAATTGGAGACCGCGTTATCAATAATATACCTTTGACAATAAAAGCGTTGCCTCAGGAAGACTGGCAATGGGCATTGAGTGCTCCGGCTAATTTATTATTGTTGCCTAAAGACTCTTTAGCAACTTTCTTTGTCAATAATAAAATAGAAGACAGCAAAACAGCATTCCGTGCCAGCTATAACTCCAGCAGTCGTTCTTATTCATTTGGAAACGTCTCTAATTTGATGCAGGAACATATAAAGAACAATCCGGATAAAGATATGGTATTGCTTTTGGTGCCTGTTGAACGCATTACAGCTCAAAATGATAGTTACTGGGGAAATTCCCAACCGTACACAACGGCAATAAACAACTATTTATTGCCTTCCGGTGTAAAGTTGCTTAAAACAGAGGATGCTACACGGATCATTATAACAACAACAGATTACAAGTAGTAATTTTAAAGTCATAAAAAAACGGATAATCTAAAAAGATTATCCGTTTTTTTATAGCATAATTTTATTTTTCAGACTTCTTAGCAAGCTTTTTCTTCAGCTTATCAACTTCTTTCTGAAGCGTTTCGATCTCTATTCCCTGATTCTTGATCGTTGTCAGCAGAGAGTTTAATTCTTCATTGTCCACATCGATCGGATACAGAGCATTGACACGACTTATAAAATCACCCAGGATATTCATATAGTTCGTAAATGCATCGTACGGAGAATCGTAAATACCGCGATTCAACCAAATACCCGTATTCTTTGTAGTCATGAAACGGAAATTATTACTTGCCTGCAGATAATCCCAATCTTGCTTGATACGACGATCGTCAGACAGATGGACACGTTCTGCTACACTATACAGCTTATTGAATGCTTCACGCTGCATCACGTTACCTAACCAGCAACTAGTATCTCTTTCTTCATCTATCCATGACATTGGATAAGGTACATCGATCTGATCTACTGATTTCAACTTTGTAATGATATCCGTCGGTGTAGAGAATGTAATACCTCTTTCTTTCGCACATGCCGGCAATGCTTTGATAAAGCTCAATATATTAGAAGACAACGGTTGTGCAATACCCAAAGCACCAAGCTCCATAAAAATATTGATCACCTGCTCTTCTTCAGGAAATGCAGCAACCCAATCCATATATTTATCAGCAAATAACGGATACTCACTCCAGTCAGAATTAGAGAAACGCAGACTGATATCATCCGACAACTTGAAATCACGAAGCAGAAGCTTCAGATTAGGATTGTATGCGCAATGATATAAATAAT
This is a stretch of genomic DNA from Parabacteroides chongii. It encodes these proteins:
- the panC gene encoding pantoate--beta-alanine ligase, with product MKIVNSIQELKRYLAEERQHNRKIGFVPTMGALHNGHLSLVKRCVEENDVCVVSIFVNPTQFNDKNDLATYPRTLDNDCALLEPAGCNYVFAPTEAEMYPEPDTRTFDFGTVSAVMEGARRPGHFNGVAQIVSKLFYAVEPDNAYFGEKDFQQIAVIRAMVKQLNIPVKINACPILREADGLALSSRNVRLTPEQRQKAPLIARTLKESTNFAVGKSVQEVIDYVVNTINADPVMRVEYYEIVDGYTMESIKNWSDTTYPVGCITVYCGDVRLIDNIKY
- a CDS encoding DUF4270 domain-containing protein; this translates as MNIKPLLIGLGLGITILSGCSDDLNLVGSTIQPDGDQMPVYVDTFQMQATTLLMDSVYARTTNGLLGEFYDPLYGNVKSDYICQFYCPDDFKFQQKPINGQIDSVEFNIIYQNGAWVGDSLAPMRVQIYEINKEPERDFYTNFDPLEYCDMQKSLGMQTYTAYDNSVPDSVRYAVNSQGDSTYIPTITIRMPKDFGQKFYDESVNNPGTFSSQENFNKFFQGLYVTNTYGSGNILQISYSSISIYYKYSLKGSQGQDSTARASETFNVTKEVLQLNRFKNTDLTPLLQPNDSITYLKTPAGVYTQLTIPAKDIVERIGDRVINNIPLTIKALPQEDWQWALSAPANLLLLPKDSLATFFVNNKIEDSKTAFRASYNSSSRSYSFGNVSNLMQEHIKNNPDKDMVLLLVPVERITAQNDSYWGNSQPYTTAINNYLLPSGVKLLKTEDATRIIITTTDYK
- a CDS encoding glycogen/starch synthase, coding for MDAKKILFIAQEITPYLPESEIATICRNLPQGIQERGREIRTFMPKFGNINERRNQLHEVIRLSGMNLIIDDTDHPLIIKVASIQAARMQVYFIDNEDFFQRKHTVCDENGNDYEDNDDRSIFYVRGVLETVKKLRWIPDVIHCHGWMSALTALYIKRMYADDPCLKNAKIVYSIYNDDFNSPLRKELAHKLKTDGAKDSDLKGIKADTSFVGLTKLAIDMADGVIQGSETINQDILDYIATKKDTPFLPYQSPETYMDAFNEFYDVVLDSK
- a CDS encoding glycoside hydrolase family 57 protein; the protein is MKTICLYFEIHQIIHLKRYRCFDIGTDHYYYDDYENERSISDIAERSYIPALTTLLEMAKENNGAFKVAFSISGVAMEQLEVYAPRVIELLHQLNETGCCEFLCEPYSHGLSSLANEECFREEVDRMKKKIKQVFGQTPKVFRNSSLIYSNDIGALVASMGFKGMLTEGAKHVLGWKSAHYLYHCAYNPNLKLLLRDFKLSDDISLRFSNSDWSEYPLFADKYMDWVAAFPEEEQVINIFMELGALGIAQPLSSNILSFIKALPACAKERGITFSTPTDIITKLKSVDQIDVPYPMSWIDEERDTSCWLGNVMQREAFNKLYSVAERVHLSDDRRIKQDWDYLQASNNFRFMTTKNTGIWLNRGIYDSPYDAFTNYMNILGDFISRVNALYPIDVDNEELNSLLTTIKNQGIEIETLQKEVDKLKKKLAKKSEK